A genomic segment from Acyrthosiphon pisum isolate AL4f chromosome A3, pea_aphid_22Mar2018_4r6ur, whole genome shotgun sequence encodes:
- the LOC100159151 gene encoding WD repeat-containing protein 46 produces MGKVHQRRIVNESKNKLAAKISEAANVLLPENSGYIIAEPGEKTTKISQTQLSNSVDVTSAKKHFDLKLDFGPYDIDYSLNGRQLLIGGRKGHVAAMDWITKHLMCEINVMEEVYDVKWLHNENLFSVAQKKWVYMYDNQGVEVHCLKNLNNVLHQEFLPYHFLLSTASEEGFLSWLDVSMGKLVTQFNAKMGRLSLMTQNSNNALICLGHTKGVVSMWSPNLREPVAKILCHGNMITSLAINSNGMYMATSGMDRSIKVWDIRRLKGPLQDYKVRTSPRSMVFSQTGCLAVAINNVVDVYEECCTKTIQHAYLRHNIARTINNLAFCPFEDVLGAGHDGGFSSLLIPGSGEPNFDALERNPFQTKKQRKEAEVKMLLEKIPAEMITLESTVDEVDINTFQTKLTARNSLQTVKPLKINIKVRNKIKKKTLANPSKIKEKILEEKTKEFVRALNARPKDEIDEGKSTRFGVLDRFKNKRNKKE; encoded by the exons ATGGGGAAAGTTCACCAACGCCGAATAGTTaatgaatctaaaaataaattagcagCTAAAATATCAGAAGCAGCAAATGTATTGTTACCTGAAAATTCTGg TTATATCATTGCTGAACCCGGAGAGAAAACAACAAAAATCTCACAAACACAGCTATCAAATTCAGTTGATGTGACTAGTGCTAagaaacattttgatttaaaacttGATTTTGGTCCGTACGA TATTGACTATTCATTAAATGGTCGTCAGTTATTAATTGGTGGACGAAAAGGCCATGTTGCTGCTATGGACTGGATTACAAAACATTTGATGTGTGAAATAAATGTTATGGAAGAAGTGTATGACGTTAA ATGGCTTCACAATGAAAATCTTTTTTCGGTTGCACAAAAAAAGTGGGTTTATATGTACGACAATCAGGGCGTGGAAGTACATTGCTTAAAGAACTTAAACAATGTTTTACATCAGGAATTTCTACCGTATCATTTTCTTTTAAGTACTGCT aGCGAAGAAGGATTTTTATCTTGGTTAGATGTGTCAATGGGAAAATTAGTAACACAATTTAATGCCAAAATGGGTCGATTGAGCCTCAtgactcaaaattcaaataatgcATTGATCTGTTTAGGACATACAAAAG GTGTTGTATCAATGTGGAGTCCTAATCTTCGGGAACCTGTTGCTAAAATACTTTGTCATGGAAATATGATTACATCACTTGCTATAAATTCTAATGGAAT gtacatgGCCACATCTGGTATGGATAGGAGTATTAAAGTTTGGGATATACGTAGATTAAAAGGACCATTACAAGATTACAAAGTTAGGACTAGCCCAAGAAGTATGGTATTCAGTCAAACTGGATGTTTAGCTGTAGCTATCAATAATGTTGTTGAT GTGTATGAAGAATGTTGTACAAAAACTATACAGCATGCTTATCTCAGGCATAATATCGCCagaacaataaacaatttagcCTTTTGTCCATTTGAAGATGTCCTTGGAGCTGGACACGACGGTGGTTTTTCTAGCTTACTAATACCAG GATCTGGTGAACCAAACTTTGATGCTTTGGAGAGAAATCCATTCCAAACAAAGAAACAGCGTAAAGAAGCTGAAGTGAAAATGCTTTTAGAAAAG atcCCAGCTGAAATGATTACATTAGAATCGACCGTGGATGAAGTTGATATAAATACGTTCCAGACAAAATTAACGGCTAGAAATTCACTTCAA actgtaaaaccattgaaaataaatatcaaagtaAGGaataaaatcaagaaaaaaaccCTGGCTAACccttcaaaaataaaagaaaaaatattagaagaaaaaacaaag gaaTTTGTTAGAGCACTAAATGCACGGCCAAAAGATGAGATTGATGAAGGAAAATCAACACGTTTTGGTGTACTTGataggtttaaaaataaaagaaataaaaaggaATAA
- the LOC115034421 gene encoding nucleolar transcription factor 1-B-like, with protein MKKNISTRKNLGKKRTLGSTFWVRNRLPCRNRIGMGYKKYYAQLQRMNIRIIAQIKELASQPEDWKDAYLSYLEFQERVLETEVDLLRMGIDTSQYSAFRREEGRDRVQDGVEENRDRVQDGVEEDRDRVQDRVQEDRDRVQDGVQEDRDSDCEIIFEDRDSDCEIIFEDRDQDGVEENRDRVQDGVEENRDGVEEDRDRVQDGVEEDRDSDCEIVFDDSKYCDLSLECDMNPDNCIPLDGQDFNNTSICFTEEHLIPGSYEICESKESSES; from the coding sequence atgaagaaaaatatttcaacaagaAAAAACCTCGGAAAAAAACGAACTTTAGGATCAACTTTTTGGGTTCGTAATAGACTTCCGTGCAGGAATCGCATTGGTATgggatataaaaaatactatgcGCAGCTTCAAAGAATGAATATCAGAATAATTGCACAAATTAAAGAACTAGCGTCTCAGCCAGAAGACTGGAAAGACgcttatttaagttatttagaATTTCAAGAAAGAGTTCTTGAAACAGAAGTGGATTTATTAAGGATGGGTATAGATACATCACAATATTCAGCATTTCGTAGAGAAGAAGGTAGAGATAGAGTTCAAGATGGAGTTGAAGAAAATAGAGATAGAGTTCAAGATGGAGTTGAAGAAGATAGAGATAGAGTTCAAGATAGAGTTCAAGAAGATAGAGATAGAGTTCAAGATGGAGTTCAAGAAGATAGAGATTCAGActgtgaaataatttttgaagatAGAGATTCAGActgtgaaataatttttgaagatAGAGATCAAGATGGAGTTGAAGAAAATAGAGATAGAGTTCAAGATGGAGTTGAAGAAAATAGAGATGGAGTTGAAGAAGATAGAGATAGAGTTCAAGATGGAGTTGAAGAAGATAGAGATTCAGACTGTGAAATAGTTTTTGATGACAgtaaatattgtgatttatctTTAGAATGCGATATGAATCCAGATAATTGTATTCCCTTAGATGGacaagattttaataatacgtCTATCTGTTTTACTGAAGAACACTTAATTCCTGGAAGTTATGAAATTTGCGAGTCAAAGGAGTCAAGTGAATCTTGA